From Pontibacillus halophilus JSM 076056 = DSM 19796:
CTGCAAACCCAAGTAAAATGACAGCTAAAGCACCGCCTACTCCAATTAATAACTTAGCCACCACCGGTAATTGTTTCGAGGATTGTAACGCATAATTCGTCGTATACCCTTTATCTTCAATGGTAGTTGCAACATTAACTAACTCTTCAACATTCTCGGCAATGACAATATAACGATCTGGTTTATGATGCGCGGTGTATTCATCCACCGTCATTTGCTCAAAGTTTGCATTTATTTGATTGACTAACGAAATTGGAACCAGTGATAGATTATCTGGAAAACCAAGTAAATCAGGTTGTTTGTAAGTTCCCACAATTTCAGCTGAAAGTTTCGACCGAACCCCTTCCCCTTCTTTAACCTTCACGGTATAGCTCAACTCAACCTCTTCTCCAGCCTTGAAGTCCTTATACTTATCGTTTAGTAGAACACTCTCCTCGCTAGAGAAGACCTGGTCTTCTCCCGTGAAAAACGAAAGGGCCTCTGTGGGAACCCCAAGAACCATAGTACTCGTTCGTTCCTTCTCTTTCTCAACTCCTACGAGCGCTGTCTCAGAAGGGAACGCAACACTGACCCCATCAATTTGTTGTAATACCTCGCCATCTTCACTTTGCAAAGCTTCTTCGTTGCTAGAAGATACTTCAATAAACTTCAATTGGTCATTCTCTATAACCGTTTCATTCATGGAATTCTCTACTCCCATAAAGAAACCTGCGACAAGATTAAAGACAATCAACCCAATGGAGATGATGACAATGGGACCTATTGTCTTAAACCCATGACGGATGAAATTCTTCCACCCAAGGGTAAGTAAGTCCAGTTTATGCACGTGATGAAACCTCCTGTAGTTGCCCTTCTACCATTTGATAGAATACATCAGCATAGTGTTGGAATATTTCATTGTGGGTCACCACAACGACTGCTTTGTCTTCTCTTGTAATCGCTTGAAGCAGTTCGATAATACTCTCTTCATTCTGTTTGTCCAAATTACCAGTAGGTTCATCTGCTAGAATTAAATCAGGATTATGAACTAAGCTCCTGGCGATGGCTACACGTTGTTGTTCTCCCCCTGATAGTTGCTTAGGGTAATGATGGCGCCGCTCGTACATGCCTAGCTGTTTCAACATTTCTTGACTCTTCTGTATCCGTTCTTGAGACTTGATTTCCTTATGTAAATAAAGCGGATACGATACATTTTCTTCCGCCGATAAATGTGGGAGTAAATGGTAATCCTGAAACACAAAGCCGATAGAACTGCTTCGCAAACTCGTGCGGCTTTCATCCCCAAGATTATGGATTGTCTCGTTATCATAATAAATATCGCCACTAGTTGGTCGATCTAACAATCCAATAATATTCATCAATGTACTCTTCCCGGAACCAGATGCCCCCATAATCACAACCATTTGGCCTTTATAGATTGAGAAATTCGTGTCGTTTAAGACGGATACCACTTCTGAGTTCGTATGATAGTCTTTCGTAATATGACGTAAAGACATAATGGGGTGTGTAGATGCTTGTTCCAATTTTCACTCTCCTTTATCTTCGATGATTATTTCTTTAATCAGCTTAATGGTGAAATAAGTAGACCGTAAATCCATATAGGAATCCTCATCTGTAACCGCATAGCCCCCTTGTCTTCTCAACGCATCAAGCTTCTTCAACAATG
This genomic window contains:
- a CDS encoding ABC transporter permease gives rise to the protein MHKLDLLTLGWKNFIRHGFKTIGPIVIISIGLIVFNLVAGFFMGVENSMNETVIENDQLKFIEVSSSNEEALQSEDGEVLQQIDGVSVAFPSETALVGVEKEKERTSTMVLGVPTEALSFFTGEDQVFSSEESVLLNDKYKDFKAGEEVELSYTVKVKEGEGVRSKLSAEIVGTYKQPDLLGFPDNLSLVPISLVNQINANFEQMTVDEYTAHHKPDRYIVIAENVEELVNVATTIEDKGYTTNYALQSSKQLPVVAKLLIGVGGALAVILLGFAAVSISSIMNQSLKNRYKEIGIMKAIGYKRKHITSLLSVEVLYIGLASFVLSILSSYVLMFFFNQYIESKDGLSILSLTFNGKLVLLSLFLVLLVSLGSSYRAITKAAKLDPVETLRSE
- a CDS encoding ABC transporter ATP-binding protein; translation: MEQASTHPIMSLRHITKDYHTNSEVVSVLNDTNFSIYKGQMVVIMGASGSGKSTLMNIIGLLDRPTSGDIYYDNETIHNLGDESRTSLRSSSIGFVFQDYHLLPHLSAEENVSYPLYLHKEIKSQERIQKSQEMLKQLGMYERRHHYPKQLSGGEQQRVAIARSLVHNPDLILADEPTGNLDKQNEESIIELLQAITREDKAVVVVTHNEIFQHYADVFYQMVEGQLQEVSSRA